Proteins encoded by one window of Sardina pilchardus chromosome 7, fSarPil1.1, whole genome shotgun sequence:
- the si:dkey-42i9.4 gene encoding protein BTG1: MKTEVSAASGFIASLLRTTRLLSEYQLEQFSLALEEALGDHYQHHWFPQAPCKGSGYRCIRINHKMDPVIGRAACTVGLTVEQLFSLLPSELTLWVDPYEVSYRIGEDGSICVLYESTPPTPALSDSTDFVSCKNGLRIGRTSPSESFNIMAVSS, translated from the exons atgaaaacgGAAGTTTCCGCTGCTTCGGGCTTTATCGCCAGCTTGCTAAGAACCACTAGATTACTATCCGAATACCAGTTGGAGCAGTTCAGTTTGGCGCTGGAGGAAGCTCTGGGCG ATCACTATCAACATCACTGGTTTCCCCAAGCGCCTTGCAAAGGATCTGGTTACAGATGCATCCGAATCAATCATAAAATGGACCCAGTGATAGGCAGAGCGGCTTGCACCGTTGGGCTCACCGTCGAGCAACTTTTCTCTTTACTTCCTAGTGAATTAACGCTGTGGGTCGACCCTTATGAGGTGTCATATCGCATAGGAGAAGACGGATCCATTTGTGTTCTTTATGAATCAACTCCACCAACACCAGCTCTTTCGGACTCGACGGACTTCGTCAGCTGCAAGAATGGACTCAGAATCGGACGAACAAGTCCCTCAGAGTCATTTAACATAATGGCTGTTTCAAGTTAA
- the ognb gene encoding osteoglycin, paralog b, translating into MMDLKLLFFSVILLCTSQLFATGKSALKSHHRKDVVLRTNKDELLFDNRLFMEAKKPKKKVVTATDYDSPGDLDRVSDGGPKGDEELPTCLLCVCLTGSVYCEEVTPDLTSVPALPKETAYLYARYNKITKITNKDFADIATLKRIDLTGNLISDIDDGAFSKLDNLEELTLSQNKLTKLPMLPPKLSVFNANFNLLKTKGVKATAFKKLPKLAYLYLANNELEAVPPLPESLHIVHLQNNNITSVTDETFCKGNNTHYIRYNLEEIRLENNPVELAKYPQSFICLRSLPFGLY; encoded by the exons ATGATGGACCTGAAgctcttgtttttctctgttATACTTCTGTGCACTTCCCAGCTGTTTGCAACGGGAAAAAGTGCCCTGAAGTCCCATCATCGCAAAGATGTGGTTCTCAGAACAAACAAGGATGAACTACTGTTCGACAACAGACTCTTCATGGAAGCTAAAAAACCAAAG AAAAAGGTTGTGACAGCAACAGATTATGACAGCCCAGGTGATCTGGACCGTGTCTCCGATGGAGGTCCTAAAGGCGATGAGG AGCTTCCCACTTGCCTGCTCTGTGTATGCCTGACGGGATCAGTGTACTGTGAAGAGGTCACTCCTGATTTGACCAGCGTGCCTGCCCTGCCGAAGGAGACTGCATATCTCTATGCACGCTACAACAAGATCACCAAGATAACAAATAAAGACTTTGCTGACATTG CTACCCTGAAGAGAATCGACTTGACGGGCAATCTCATCTCTGACATCGATGATGGCGCGTTCTCAAAGCTTGACAACCTAGAAGAGCTCACACTGTCTCAAAACAAACTAACCAAGTTGCCGATGTTGCCACCAAAACTCTCTGTATTCAATGCCAATTTCAATTTACTGAAAACCAAAGGTGTAAAGGCAACAGCCTTTAAG AAACTGCCCAAACTGGCATATCTCTACTTGGCCAATAATGAACTTGAAGCAGTCCCACCGCTGCCAGAGTCTCTGCACATTGTGCATCTACAG AACAACAACATAACATCTGTGACTGACGAGACATTTTGTAagggcaacaacacacactacatcagGTACAACTTGGAAGAGATTCGACTGGAAAACAACCCTGTTGAATTGGCCAAGTACCCACAGAGCTTCATTTGCCTACGGTCTCTACCATTCGGACTATACTAG
- the LOC134087268 gene encoding small integral membrane protein 4: protein MFRRSRNLRYVLSLVPGKRRLGTYRFLPFFFCIGGVMEWIMINVRMGKETFYDVYRRKQSERAYQAKIDEGLAANPASGENH from the exons ATGTTTCGTAGGAGTCGAAACTTGAGATATGTTCTCAGTCTCGTGCCGGGCAAACGACGATTAGGAACATATAGATTCCTacccttttttttctgcattGGAGGAGTAATGGAATGGATCATGATAAACGTGAGAATGGGAAAAGAAACGTTTT ATGATGTCTACAGAAGAAAGCAATCAGAAAGGGCTTATCAAGCGAAGATTGATGAGGGACTTGCAGCAAATCCCGCGTCGGGTGAAAACCACTGA
- the kctd6b gene encoding BTB/POZ domain-containing protein KCTD6 → MENGDWDYMMTKPVTLNVGGHLYTTTMSTLQRYPDSMLGAMFCGDLPTTRDSQGNYFIDRDGTLFHYILNFLRTSELTLPIDFMKTDLLRKEADFYQIEPLIQSLNNPKPLNPVDTFEQMTKPVTLNVGGHLYTTTMSTLQRYPDSMLGGMFRGDLPTTRDVQGNYFIDRDGTLFRYVMNFLRTSELILPVNFREMDLLRKEADFYQIEPLIQALNDPRPLYSLDTYEQMIKPVTLNVGGHLYTTTLSTLQRFPDSMLGAMFRGDLPTTRDVQGNYFIDRDGTLFRFILNFLRTSELTRPVDFTEMDLLRKEADFYQIEPLIQALNDPRPPYPLDTFEQVVELSSTRKLSKYSNPVAVIITQLTITTKVHSLLEGISNNFTKWNKHMMDTRDCQVSFTFGPCDYHQEVSLRVHLMDYITKQGFIIRNTRVHHMSERANENTVEHNWTFCRPAYKVED, encoded by the exons ATGGAGAATGGAGATTGGGATTATATG ATGACCAAGCCAGTCACCTTAAATGTGGGTGGGCACCTGTACACCACCACCATGTCCACCCTTCAGCGCTACCCAGACTCCATGTTGGGTGCCATGTTCTGTGGAGACCTGCCCACAACACGAGACTCTCAAGGAAACTACTTCATTGATCGTGATGGGACCCTCTTTCATTACATCCTGAACTTCTTGCGCACGTCAGAACTCACCCTTCCCATTGACTTCATGAAGACGGACCTCCTCCGCAAAGAAGCAGACTTCTACCAGATAGAACCTTTGATTCAGTCTCTGAACAATCCCAAGCCCCTTAACCCGGTGGATACCTTCGAACAG ATGACCAAGCCAGTCACCTTAAATGTGGGTGGGCACCTGTACACCACCACCATGTCCACCCTTCAGCGCTACCCAGACTCCATGTTGGGTGGCATGTTTCGCGGAGACCTGCCCACAACACGAGACGTGCAAGGTAACTACTTCATTGATCGTGACGGGACACTTTTTCGTTACGTCATGAACTTCCTGCGCACGTCGGAGCTCATCCTCCCTGTCAACTTCAGAGAGATGGATCTCCTACGCAAAGAGGCTGACTTCTACCAAATTGAGCCTCTGATTCAGGCTCTAAACGATCCCAGACCACTCTACTCTTTGGACACCTATGAACAG ATGATCAAGCCAGTCACCTTAAATGTGGGTGGGCACCTTTACACCACCACCTTGTCCACCCTTCAGCGCTTCCCTGACTCCATGTTGGGTGCCATGTTCCGCGGAGACCTGCCCACAACAAGAGACGTGCAAGGCAACTACTTCATTGATCGTGATGGGACACTTTTTCGGTTCATACTAAATTTTCTGCGCACGTCAGAGCTTACCCGCCCGGTCGACTTCACAGAGATGGATCTCCTGCGTAAAGAGGCAGACTTCTACCAGATTGAGCCTTTGATTCAAGCTCTAAACGATCCCAGGCCTCCTTACCCGTTGGACACCTTTGAACAGGTGGTGGAGCTGTCCAGCACGCGCAAGCTATCAAAGTACTCAAACCCTGTGGCAGTGATCATCACACAactcaccatcaccaccaaggTCCATTCCCTGTTGGAGGGCATCTCCAACAACTTCACCAAGTGGAACAAGCACATGATGGACACTCGAGACTGTCAGGTGTCCTTCACCTTTGGACCATGTGACTACCACCAAGAGGTTTCCCTCAGGGTTCACCTCATGGACTACATCACGAAGCAAGGCTTCATCATCAGAAATACACGTGTGCATCACATGAGTGAACGGGCCAATGAGAACACGGTGGAGCATAACTGGACTTTCTGCAGACCAGCATACAAAGTAGAGGACTAA